In Strigops habroptila isolate Jane chromosome 16, bStrHab1.2.pri, whole genome shotgun sequence, a genomic segment contains:
- the LOC115617282 gene encoding ATP-dependent RNA helicase DDX19B isoform X1, producing MATDSWALAVDEQEAAAESLSSLHLKEEKTKPDANGAVVKADDNIEKTEDEEKEDRAAQSLLNKLIRSNLVDTTNQVEVLQRDPTSPLYSVKSFEELRLKPQLLQGVYAMGFNRPSKIQENALPMMLAEPPQNLIAQSQSGTGKTAAFVLAMLSRVEPGNKYPQCLCLSPTYELALQTGKVIEQMGKFYPELKLAYAVRGNKLERGQKISEQIVIGTPGTVLDWCSKLKFIDPKKIKVFVLDEADVMIATQGHQDQSIRIQRMLPRDCQMLLFSATFEDSVWKFAQKVVPDPNIIKLKREEETLDTIKQYYVLCSNRDEKFQALCNIYGAITIAQAMIFCHTRKTAGWLAAELSKEGHQVALLSGEMMVEQRAAVIERFREGKEKVLVTTNVCARGIDVEQVSVVINFDLPVDKDGNPDNETYLHRIGRTGRFGKRGLAINMVDSKHSMNILNRIQEHFNKKINKLDTDDLDEIEKITN from the exons ATGGCCACCGACTCCTGGGCCCTGGCCGTGGACGAGCAGGAGGCGGCGGCCGAGTCG TTGAGCAGTTTACacctgaaggaggaaaaaaccaaaccagatgcCAATG GTGCCGTTGTCAAGGCAGATGACAACATTGAGAAGACGGAAGATGAGGAGAAGG AGGACAGAGCTGCCCAGTCCTTGCTGAACAAGCTGATCCGCAGCAACCTGGTTGACACCACGAATCAGGTGGAGGTGCTGCAGAGGGACCCCACGTCACCCCTCTACTCCGTGAAGTCTTTCGAGGAGCTGCGGCT GAAACCACAGCTCCTGCAAGGAGTCTATGCCATGGGCTTCAACAGACCATCTAAGATACAAGAGAACGCGCTGCCCATGATGCTTGCTGAGCC CCCACAGAACCTGATTGCACAGTCTCAGTCCGGCACTGGCAAGACGGCTGCCTTTGTCCTGGCCATGCTCAGTCGTGTGGAGCCTGGGAACAAGTATCCACAG TGTTTGTGCCTTTCCCCAACGTACGAGCTGGCACTGCAGACAGGAAAAGTGATTGAGCAGATGGGGAAGTTTTATCCAGAGCTGAAGCTTGCCTATGCTGTCCGAGGCAATAAGT TGGAGAGAGGTCAGAAGATCTCAGAGCAGATTGTCATCGGCACTCCTGGCACTGTGCTCGACTGGTGTTCCAAGCTCAAATTCATAGATCCCAAGAAAATCAAAGTGTTTGTGCTGGATGAGGCTGATGTGATGATAGCAACCCAGGGCCATCAGGACCAGAGCATCCGCATTCAGAG AATGCTCCCCAGGGACTGCcagatgctgctgttctcaGCCACCTTTGAGGATTCCGTGTGGAAGTTTGCTCAGAAAGTTGTTCCTGACCCAAACATCATCAAACTGAAGCGAGAGGAGGAGACACTGGACACTATTAAGCAGTACTATGTTCTGTGCAGTAACAGAGATGAGAAGTTCCAGGCTCTCTGTAACATCTACGGCGCTATCACCATTGCCCAGGCCATGATCTTCTGCCAT ACTCGGAAGACAGCCGGGTGGCTGGCGGCTGAGCTCTCCAAGGAGGGCCATCAGGTGGCACTGCTCAGTGGGGAGATGATGGTGGAGCAGAGAGCCGCCGTCATCGAGCGCTTCCGAGAGGGCAAAGAGAAGGTGCTGGTGACCACAAACGTCTGTGCCAGAG GGATCGACGTGGAGCAGGTCTCTGTTGTTATCAATTTTGACCTTCCTGTGGATAAAGATGGAAATCCAGATAATGAGACGTATCTGCACCGGATCGGACGTACAGGGCGCTTTGGCAAGCGAGGACTGGCTATTAACATGGTGGACAGCAAGCACAGCATGAACATTCTCAACAGAATCCAGGAGCATTTCA ACAAAAAGATCAACAAATTGGATACTGACGACTTGGATGAGATTGAGAAGATCACTAACTGa
- the LOC115617282 gene encoding ATP-dependent RNA helicase DDX19B isoform X2 gives MGFNRPSKIQENALPMMLAEPPQNLIAQSQSGTGKTAAFVLAMLSRVEPGNKYPQCLCLSPTYELALQTGKVIEQMGKFYPELKLAYAVRGNKLERGQKISEQIVIGTPGTVLDWCSKLKFIDPKKIKVFVLDEADVMIATQGHQDQSIRIQRMLPRDCQMLLFSATFEDSVWKFAQKVVPDPNIIKLKREEETLDTIKQYYVLCSNRDEKFQALCNIYGAITIAQAMIFCHTRKTAGWLAAELSKEGHQVALLSGEMMVEQRAAVIERFREGKEKVLVTTNVCARGIDVEQVSVVINFDLPVDKDGNPDNETYLHRIGRTGRFGKRGLAINMVDSKHSMNILNRIQEHFNKKINKLDTDDLDEIEKITN, from the exons ATGGGCTTCAACAGACCATCTAAGATACAAGAGAACGCGCTGCCCATGATGCTTGCTGAGCC CCCACAGAACCTGATTGCACAGTCTCAGTCCGGCACTGGCAAGACGGCTGCCTTTGTCCTGGCCATGCTCAGTCGTGTGGAGCCTGGGAACAAGTATCCACAG TGTTTGTGCCTTTCCCCAACGTACGAGCTGGCACTGCAGACAGGAAAAGTGATTGAGCAGATGGGGAAGTTTTATCCAGAGCTGAAGCTTGCCTATGCTGTCCGAGGCAATAAGT TGGAGAGAGGTCAGAAGATCTCAGAGCAGATTGTCATCGGCACTCCTGGCACTGTGCTCGACTGGTGTTCCAAGCTCAAATTCATAGATCCCAAGAAAATCAAAGTGTTTGTGCTGGATGAGGCTGATGTGATGATAGCAACCCAGGGCCATCAGGACCAGAGCATCCGCATTCAGAG AATGCTCCCCAGGGACTGCcagatgctgctgttctcaGCCACCTTTGAGGATTCCGTGTGGAAGTTTGCTCAGAAAGTTGTTCCTGACCCAAACATCATCAAACTGAAGCGAGAGGAGGAGACACTGGACACTATTAAGCAGTACTATGTTCTGTGCAGTAACAGAGATGAGAAGTTCCAGGCTCTCTGTAACATCTACGGCGCTATCACCATTGCCCAGGCCATGATCTTCTGCCAT ACTCGGAAGACAGCCGGGTGGCTGGCGGCTGAGCTCTCCAAGGAGGGCCATCAGGTGGCACTGCTCAGTGGGGAGATGATGGTGGAGCAGAGAGCCGCCGTCATCGAGCGCTTCCGAGAGGGCAAAGAGAAGGTGCTGGTGACCACAAACGTCTGTGCCAGAG GGATCGACGTGGAGCAGGTCTCTGTTGTTATCAATTTTGACCTTCCTGTGGATAAAGATGGAAATCCAGATAATGAGACGTATCTGCACCGGATCGGACGTACAGGGCGCTTTGGCAAGCGAGGACTGGCTATTAACATGGTGGACAGCAAGCACAGCATGAACATTCTCAACAGAATCCAGGAGCATTTCA ACAAAAAGATCAACAAATTGGATACTGACGACTTGGATGAGATTGAGAAGATCACTAACTGa
- the UBXN10 gene encoding UBX domain-containing protein 10 encodes MATAALLNSAPSPLCFPSSTAASFLWSDTTTMHVTRPKSAKGRTRSSFNYSQSTEACPCHVPSSPPPPAPHQLVSSRRALFRKPAFPTSQVSPEEIPELLQHVPLRTSSSLNKYRVLPSIGCKGAGSSTVEAVAEQTDRLTVSGKREDIPKGKTLPGEQGSASMLLESSHKQCPPEKPGGRMSPSTSALGGLEELPKEEPHLLLAVRSPSGQRFEHHFQPTDSLQTVLAMAEQKTSATYKRCSVETMEVPRRSFSDLTRSLHECGILHKSVLCIRQKEQHDADL; translated from the coding sequence ATGGCCACAGCGGCTCTGCTGAACTCAGCAccatctcctctctgcttcccttCAAGCACAGCAGCCTCCTTCCTGTGGTCGGACACCACCACCATGCACGTCACCAGGCCAAAATCTGCCAAGGGGCGCACCAGGTCCAGCTTCAACTACTCTCAGAGCACGGAGGCCTGTCCTTGCCACGTGCCATCTTCACCTccaccaccagctcctcacCAGCTAGTGAGCAGCCGGAGAGCGTTGTTCAGGAAACCAGCATTCCCAACCAGCCAGGTGTCTCCTGAGGAGATCccagagctcctgcagcacgTGCCTTTGAGGACCTCCTCTTCCCTGAACAAGTACAGGGTGCTCCCCTCCATCGGCTGCAAGGGCGCAGGGAGCAGCACTGTGGAAGCAGTGGCTGAACAGACCGACCGGCTGACGGTGAGTGGGAAGCGGGAAGACATTCCAAAAGGGAAAACTCTTCCTGGAGAACAAGGATCTGCCAGCATGTTGTTGGAGAGCTCACACAAGCAATGTCCTCctgagaagccaggagggagaaTGAGCCCTTCAACATCAGCTTTGGGAGGTTTGGAAGAGCTGCCAAAGGAAGAGCCGCACTTGCTGCTCGCTGTTCGCTCGCCCTCCGGGCAGAGGTTTGAACACCATTTCCAGCCCACTGACAGTCTGCAGACGGTCCTTGCCATGGCAGAGCAGAAAACGTCAGCCACGTACAAGCGCTGCAGTGTTGAAACGATGGAGGTGCCCCGCAGGAGTTTCTCTGACCTGACGAGGTCCCTCCATGAGTGTGGGATCCTGCACAAGTCTGTGCTGTGCATCCGACAGAAGGAGCAGCACGATGCTGACCTTTAG